The nucleotide window GGAGGAATTGTAATTGATTCCAAAGACAGACTGCTCACAAAGAAAATTCAAAACCTAGACATGAAAGTGTATGATACCAGCATCAAGATGACTAACAAAATAGCAGAGGATGCGCTGGCATCATTTGTTTTAAAGAACGCGCGCTAGATTGCAAATAGCATCAGTCATTCCAGTCAAGACATTCTCAAAGGCAAAAAGCCGACTAGGATTATCCCAAGACAAAACACAACAACTCTGCAAAATAATGCTAGAGGAAGTATTATCCGCAATATCGCAATCCCAGGCAAACAAGACCATCATAGTATCAAGGGATGAAGAGGCCTTTGAGATAGCAAGAAAATACAATGCCGTTGAGATCTTTGAGGAAAAAGAAAACGGTGTAAATGCCGCAGTAGCATTATCAGAAAAATATCTCAAAGAGAACGGTTTTGATGCATCCATAGTGTTCCCCCAAGACATACCATTAATCAGACCGCAAGACATCGATGCCCTGATACAGTTCCAAAAAACCGCCCAATCGCTCCTTGTGGTGCCATCGCGCAAGTTTGATGGTACAAACGCCCTGCTAAGAAGTCCATTTGATGTAATGGAGACGCATTATGATGAGGACAGCTACAAGATTCATCTTACTACTGGTAAATCCCGTAACATTCCAACTTCGTTTGTCTTGATTAACAGAATGATGTGGGATGTTGATGATAGGTCTGATCTAGAATTTATCATGCGTAATATTGAAAAGCCAGATCTGTCAGAAAAGCTCAGAAATCTATGATACCATTAATTGGAATATTTCTGGCAGTAACACTCCAGGCAAGTACAGTTTTGGTGCCGGGTGGAACTGTCACGTTTTATGTCCACGATGATGATCTGAACACCAGTCACAGGGGAATTGATGAAGTGTCCACATCCGGACTATTCGAATTCAAATTAGCTGGCACCACAATATCTGGGCCATCCACAATATACGAAACCGGCGTGGACTCGGGCGTATTTGTTGGCAAGATTTCAATTCCTAATACCATAAACGGCAGGACAGTAACACAGGGCGATGTTTTGGTCATAACATACAATGACGAGTCCGATGCATCAGGTAATTCACAATCAGTATCAAAGTCAGTTGCTGCCAAAAAATCAACCACCGCGCTTGAAACATCTGCAAAAAACATTCGTATCGGCCAAACCTTCCAGGTGAGAATTTACGATCCGGACTTTAATTTTGATTCAAGGACTGCAGATAATATTTCGCTAAGCCTAATCGAGTTCAAGGGCTCTAATGGAATTAAAACCACGCTTGCAAATTCAGCATTTGATGCCAAGACCGCATCATTGCGCGAAACAGGTGAGAACACCAACCAGTTTGTAGTGTCATTAAAGATGCCAAAGGAAATTGATGGCAAGCGGGTCAAAATAGGCTCTACTGCCCAGCTCAAATTCACAGATACTACATCACCATCTGGAACCACGGAAACCCTCAAGACAAACATCAAGATTGGTATAAAATAAGTGCGTGCTGGCCGTAACCCTCCTTCTGTTTGTAAACGACATTTCGCTTTGCAGCCTACCTGAACTATAGGTGCAGATCCAAGTTCTGTTTGGCTTTTCTCTGTATGGGACAGACTTTTCATTCCTATTTGCTGGAAAGCTCAGGGGATTGCCCATCATGGTGCTCCAACTCGGATTTTTTCTGTTCTGTTGCCTGCCATCTCTGGCTTTGCGTCACCGCAACACACATCTGCATTGAGGGAGGAGTTTCCTCTGCTTTCGCAGTAATCGTCCACCAGCTCGCATCAAATAGTAAGATTACGAGTTATTTACACTATTGTTTGAGCTTGGAATCAAAGTATTCCTCATCGTATCGTCCCTTGGCACGTCTTTCCTTTATGGAATATCCCATATGTGCAATGTCGACATAGATTTTGTAAAGATGCCTGTTTTCTCGCATCCTAGATGAGACTATTCTCCAGAATCTTCTTGCATGGAATTCAGAGAACTGGTGATCACGAATTACAAAGATTGATTTTTTTGTCTTGTCTACCACTTCGAGTGTTTTTGGAGAAAACGCAGAATCTGCCTGGTTGCCTGCACCCAATATGACAGTCTCGTCTTGGACTTTGTCAAAGCTTTCCAGTAGCGTTGGGGCGACATTTTTTGTCTTTGGGTACACCTTTTCGAATTGGATCTTTTTCATGTCAAGATCAAACATTATCTCGTTTATTCTGTTCATTATCTCGATTTCAGTTTCCGGCTTTTCCACCACACCTCGAACTATTCTGATTCTGCTGGAATAGACCTTGGATACTGCGTGCGCTATTCGAAGTCCAAGATCAGAGTGGCGCCCCTTGTCATAGGACACGACCAAGTTTGCCAAGTCTTGCTCAAAGTTCTTGCCCAGTCTTACTCCAACAAAGTCACATGTGGAAAGCGAGAGTAGTTTTCTATTGTTGCGCAAAAACGAAAAGTCAATTATGACCAGGTTGATTCCCTGCTCTTCTACGGTAGATAAAATGGCGTCGGTTTCATCGTGCGAGACTCTGACCAAATATCGGTGCCTGATGGATTGTGGGATCTCTTTTTTTAGTTCGTTGAATTCTTCTATTTCTGATTCCGCTACTTTGTTTGTAGCATCAAGCGGCAGATGTACTGGAATTTTTACCACACTCAGAAAGGATATCTCGCCTAGTTTTTCTTGCGTTATGGCATTTGCTATTTTGTAATAGTCGGTGACATATTTTGGATGGTAAATTATTAAGACTCGGTATTCTTTGCGCTCCTTTGGCCCCTGGTTATACACAAGCGGTGCATAGTGCTCTATTTCCTTTTTTGATGTGTAGGACTTGTATATGATAAAGCCAGCAACAATCCAAATTATTGCAATCACCCAAGATATTGGCTCGGTAAAAAGCAAGTACACCGATAATCCAATGGCAGACAAAATTCCAAGTGTTGGAATTATTGGAAAAAACGGAGTCTTGAATGCATAATCTAGCTTTTTGCCATAGAGTCGTCGAATTGTGATTGCGGCATAGTTTACCTGTGCAAACAAAAACAAAAACATTACACTTGCAGCAAATGCAAGGCCTGTAAGATCTAGTGTCATTGCCATTACAAGCATTATGATTCCAGATGCAATAGTAGAGATTACAGGGGTCTTGTATTTTGGATGAATCTTTCCAAAAAAGTGCGGCAGATTATAGTGCGTGCCCATCGCGTAGGATACACGGCTGGATGAATACGAAGTTGCATTAAGGGCTGCAAGTGTGGATACGAATCCGCCTGCTAAAACAATCAGTGCACCAAATGGCATAAAGTTCTTGGCTGCCTCTATTATTCCAAGCTCGCCAAAGCTTCCAATGAACTCCCATGACGGCTGACCTACCTTATCAGACGATAGACCGCCAATAAATGAAAACGTAAAGAGAATGTAGATTGCAATCACAACTAATAATGAAATGAATATCGCACGCGGGATATTCTTTTTTGGGTTTCTTAGCTCGTTTCCGGTTTGGGCAATTACTTCGTATCCTTCAAATGCAATAAAGGTAAGACCCATTGCAATTACCAAGCCAGAAACGCCATTTGGGAAAAACTCGGAGAAATTGTCCGGCCAATTAGGATTGGTAAATGCCATTGCAGAAAGCGCCACTACTATTAGGAGTCCAATTATTGTGATTTGAGTAATGGTGATTGCATTGCCAACCTTGCTGGTCGGTGCCGTCCCACGGACATTGATAAAAGTAAAGATGATTATTGCAGCTGCGGCAAATCCCTTTTCTAGGAAAATAGAGGATTCCATTATTCCAGTAGTATCCAAAAGATGTGTGAAAAACGAGGCAAATGCCACGGCGTAAAGACTGCCGGCTATAGTATGGGCAAACCAGGACATCCATCCACTCAAAAAGGCATTTGGCCTTGGCATGCCCTCTCTAACCCAGCGATATCCACCGCCAGTATCAGGCAAGGCAGAGCTCAGTTCTGCATAGGTAAACGCGGTAAATATTGTAATTATACCATTTATCAAAAAGGCAATCATTAGTGCAGGACCTGCTTCGCCCATCCCAGGACCGACCAGAACAAAGATTGCGCCGCCAATCATTGCGGCAACACCCACCATTACCACATCAAGTAGGCCTAGATTTCGCGCAAATCCAGGATTTTGAGCGTCGGTGACCATGTTTATCTACCGCTCCCAAAGGGTGTTTGAATAAATCTTTACTCTGAATAGCTTATTTGCTACTCAGTCAATATTTTGTACAATTCCGTATTCTGCAAGCAGTGGTGGGATCTGCTCCTCAAGTTCTAATTTAGAATAGTCCTGTAACAGATCTGCATTTAGCTCGTAAAAGGTGTGACCCCAGTTGAATTTGGATAATAGTTGGTGTGCCAGATCCTCATATCCCAAAATAAAGACAGCACCAGCAATTGCCTCAACGGTAGTAAGCTTGCCAAGCTTGGAATAATTCACGGGATTGCCGGCCAACAATGGCGGGAGCTTTCTTGGAATGCCGCCAAATCTTTTGGTAAAGGTATTCTCTGCCAGATTCCAGGAGCAATCAATTCCGGTAATAGAGTCAGCAATTTTGGAATCGTGTCGGAGCAGGGTTTGTTTTGCAAAAGGATCCAAAATTATGGTCCCAGGATTGGTCCTAGTTACGCTTTTTGCCAGATTGAATTTCACTAGTTTTGCTGCAGTGCATTTTTTGGGGTCGTCTTGGCGAAACATCAAGACCTGAACATTCATCATGTAATTATGAAAACAGTGGAATATCTTCTTACTGGATTTGTCTGTACACTATCTCATAGTATAGCTTAGTTGATGGCGTGTGTCCATCGACTTGGATAATCCAAGTAGAGTCTGGGATAATGTCTTCATCCAGTTCTGGAGATATAGAGAATTTCTCCAAGATTTGCTCAGAGCCGGAATATGTAACCTTGTATGATAGTCCTGCCACCTTGACTAGCTTGTATGCAAGGCCTTTTTCCTTTGTTGGTCCTGAAATCAAACATAACTCGTCTTGGCCTATTATGCAGGTCCCATCATCTGCCATTATGGTAATGTTTACTGTTTTCTCTGATCCCCTTGGAGATACCAAAGAGCCCTGAACCATGCTTGGAGCAACCAGTACGTCATCCTTTGTCTGCTCAAATAGTCCGACTTCGACTATAGCATCGGTTATGCGGTTGAACTTCTCAGAGATTTTATTGGCACCGCTTGTCTTTTTGGCAAGCTTGTCTACTACTTCAAAGGTTGTCTTGAATGTTCCAAATTCAGTATCCGCAATTACCTCGTATGTACCAAGTGCAGAGTTTGCTGGAATTTTGTAATCATAGGAATAGAATCCATTCTCATAGCTTCGAGAAATGTCGACTTTTTTGTTTCCCAGTCCGCAATAGAATGTCCCACAGTCAATTTTGTCATCCTTTTTGTGTTCAACTAAAAGATCAAGTTTTGCCAGATACAAAATCTTGTTTGTAGAACCGGTTATGTGAACAGTATCGCCTGATAGGTATTGTTTTTTGTCAGTTTCTATGGCCAGTGTTGTCTTGGCATCTGTTCCAAGTGGAATGTTGTTTTTGATTTCAAATGTAGTGTCTGCTCGCAGTCTTTCGTATGTTGCAACTACTTTGTATTTTCCTTCCTTGAATATTGTCAATGGTAAATCATATGTTGATTTGAATGCTCCACCGCTGTCCAGATCCAAATTAGAATTAAAGAGGACTTTATTTGACATTGTTCGAATTTCCACTCCGACTCTGCCTTTGATTGTACCAAGTGAGGTGTCTATGTTTTCCTGTCGTTTTATGGCAGCACCAGTGACTAGTAGTTTTTCTCCAGCACGGTATATTGTCTTGTCTGTTTTTACCTCCAGTGGTTTTATCTCCAGAGTATCATTTTCTGGATCCTTTGATATCTTGAAGAAAATGTCTGCACGCTCTGATGTTGCAATAACGGAGATCTTGTAAACACCAAACACGGTAGGCCTTGCCTGTCGTGGGTCACGAATGTCGGCTAGATCATAGTCTTTTTGAGGGGCAGTCCAACTCCAAGTGAATCTGCTATTGTCCAGCTTTGCACCATAGTTGCCTATTTTGCCATCAGGCCTAGTCAGAACTATTTTGACTGCAGACTGACCACTTACCAGTGTTCCTTCCAGGTTTATGGCCTCACCTAGGCCATAGATTTGCTTGTCAGTCTTTGCTATAATATTACGATTAGACACATCAATGTCGCTATTTACCACAAACGTGGCGTCTGCGAGTCGCTTGTCATAGCTTGCCCGCACTGTATAGACACCAGGAGTGAACGATGATGGATTTATCTTAAAGTCCAGCTTGAAGTTTCCCGCAGCGTCAGGAATAGATGTAAACGAATAGGTAGCACTCTTTGTCACAACTTTGTCTTGGACAAGCTGCTTGTTTGAGACCTGCGATGCCATTTTGATCTGCTTTCCCTGATCATCCATTACTGTGACATATACTGGAACTACCTCAAAGCTGCTTCTCTCTTTTAGATCCACATGTCCACTCACATTGACGGTATCACCTGCAACGTATTGCTCCTTGTCCACTTTGACTAGGTATTTTGCGGCTGCAACATAGTCTTCGGGGTTTTCTACAATCCAGAATTGCGTTGTCGCCTTGCCAAACTCTTTTGATACTGTAACTTGGAATGTGCCCATGTTTGCCTGGCCTGCTGGGACTTTGAGCTCGTACCGGAATGTGCTATCTCCTGCCAGTTTTACTTGGTCCTTGATTTTGTAAATATTATTGACTGTTTTTCCAATAGAGCCACTTCCTGTTTGGACTACTTCCAAGTCCAGTGCAACAACATACTTGTTGCTCCTACCAGAAATCACAATTGGCTCGCCTGACGCATATGCATTTTTGTCGGTAACTAGAATGATTTTCTCGGCATCCTTGATGTCTTTGGCAAGCTCAAACGATGTCTCGGCATGTTGTGTACCATAATCTGCAATAATATCCAGTGTACCATAGACTGGCTTTGTTGGACTCATGTAGACATTGCCCGAAAATTCTCCTGCCTGGTTTGGAAATAGCTTGCCTGAGAAGATTTGGATTCCATTTGCAGAATAGACGGCGTATTTTAGGCCCTCAGATGGAATTATTTTGCTTGTGCTTGCCGATATAAGCACGGTTTGGCCTGGAATGTAGGTTGCCTTGTCAGTTGAGATGCTAAGCTCTGTGACATCTTCTTGCTCAGATGCAATCTTTTTCTCACCTACTGAAAATATTGTATTATCACTTGCTGCACCATAACTCACACTAACAGTATAGGTTCCGGCAACGGCACCCAAGACTTTGTCCAGCTTTATCTGGGTCTTGTATTGTAAATTCAAGTCAGGATAAATTGTGATGGTTCGCTGGAATTTTCCGGGGCCGTTCACATCAATGAATAGCTGGGTTTGTGAGAAGAATGGTTTTTCCTGATAGACTCGCTTTGATACGTTTCCGGAAATTATTGCGGTTTCATCAAAGACATAGTTTTTCTTGTCCGCCTTTGCAAACACTATAAGCTCGCCAGACTCAATGCCAGAGATAGGCAGCTTGCCGTTTGAGGATCCTGCAGAAGCAGTCTTGAAGATCCAGGTGTTTGAATCAGACACTACTCCGTCGTATTTTCGCTGCCATGATTGAAAGTCATTTTTCTGATCAGTGATTACTTGGGTTTCATCAACAAGATTGCCTTCCTTGTCTTTTAGCTGAACTTTTTCAGAGACATCAGTAAACCACAAACTTTGATATGAATAAACTTGGAACTGGCCCGCCTTTAGTATGGTTCCAGCAGGAAGTATCAGTGTCTTTTTTGTAACGGTGGTGGATGCAATTTTCCATCCTCCAATGTTCACATCTTGTGTGGTGGGATTGAACAGCTCGACCCATTCAGATACGGACTTGGAATCATCGCCTGCAGGGTTTGTGTCAATTTCATTAATCACCACATGGTCTGCCAGATCGTCGGCACCATAAGATACGCCAAATACACCAATGAATAGTAAAGCTGCAAATACGCCAGCTAGGGGCAAAGTCCTCATTTTTTCTACCTAAGTAATTTGGCTCCAGATATCATTTTAGATCTAAATTGAGCAAAAGTTGAGCAAGTTGTGAATTGGGGATGCATTTTACACAAATTTGCCTCCAATTGCTAAAAAAGAGTGCGTATGATTTCTATTTGATACCATCGCAGTTTGGGCATTTTGCGTCTTCGATTTTTGCACCACAGTGAATGCAGATTCCCTCGGGGATTTCCTTTGTTATTTTGCGCTGGCGTCGGCCCACATAGACTTTGACTGCGACATAGATTCCGACTGCAAATATCACGGAATAGATCAAGGCAAGGCCTGCACCCAAAAGCCCAATCATGAAAAGCAAAATTCCGGCAATTAGAATCCACTCGCGCTTGGCACTCAATCATACCACAGCCACTCCAGTCGATTAAAAATCATTAGATTAGTAAAAGTGGGATCGGCCGGATTCGAACCGACGACCTCAGGTACCCAAAACCCGAATCATACCAAGCTAGACCACGATCCCGATGTGTCTGCAGATTTTTTGCCCCAATTTAAGCTTGCATATTTTAAATAACTATTCTAGTCCAACTCCACCATTGCAAATAGATGACTACATCAAGGCAGGCAAAATAGCATCTGAGGTTCGCGAGCTTGCAAGAAAAAAAGATTGGATAGGAAAGACACTTTATGAAATCTGCGAGACTGTAGAATCTGAAATAAAGAACCGTGGCGGAAAATGCGCATTTCCAGTAAATGCCAGTCTAAATGAAATTGCAGCTCACTATACTGCTGAGCCAAACGATCCCAAGGTCTTGAGTAGTTCTGATCTTATCAAAATAGATCTTGGAGTGCAGATCAATGGATACATTGCAGACACTGCCGTATCGGTCTCGTATGATCCAGAGTCTGCTATACTAGTAGATACTGCAGAAGAGGCACTAAAGGCTGCAATGTCAATGGTAAAAGAGGGAACAAAATCCAGCGACATTGGACGAACCATACAAAAGACAATAATGCAGTACAACCTCAAGCCGATTGCAAATCTCTCAGGTCATTCCTTAGAACAATATACCATTCACGCAGGCAAGTCAATTCCAAACATGTGGTCAATTGGCTCATTTTCGCTCTCCACAAAGGAGGCATACGCATGCGAGCCATTTGTTACCACATCAAAGGGGTTGGGATTTGTACGGGACGGCAAGACAAAAAACATCTTTGGTCTTGTGTCCCGCAAAAAGACAAAAAACGAAAAGGCAAACAAGCTAGTCG belongs to Candidatus Nitrosotenuis cloacae and includes:
- the cofC gene encoding 2-phospho-L-lactate guanylyltransferase, giving the protein MQIASVIPVKTFSKAKSRLGLSQDKTQQLCKIMLEEVLSAISQSQANKTIIVSRDEEAFEIARKYNAVEIFEEKENGVNAAVALSEKYLKENGFDASIVFPQDIPLIRPQDIDALIQFQKTAQSLLVVPSRKFDGTNALLRSPFDVMETHYDEDSYKIHLTTGKSRNIPTSFVLINRMMWDVDDRSDLEFIMRNIEKPDLSEKLRNL
- a CDS encoding APC family permease, which gives rise to MVTDAQNPGFARNLGLLDVVMVGVAAMIGGAIFVLVGPGMGEAGPALMIAFLINGIITIFTAFTYAELSSALPDTGGGYRWVREGMPRPNAFLSGWMSWFAHTIAGSLYAVAFASFFTHLLDTTGIMESSIFLEKGFAAAAIIIFTFINVRGTAPTSKVGNAITITQITIIGLLIVVALSAMAFTNPNWPDNFSEFFPNGVSGLVIAMGLTFIAFEGYEVIAQTGNELRNPKKNIPRAIFISLLVVIAIYILFTFSFIGGLSSDKVGQPSWEFIGSFGELGIIEAAKNFMPFGALIVLAGGFVSTLAALNATSYSSSRVSYAMGTHYNLPHFFGKIHPKYKTPVISTIASGIIMLVMAMTLDLTGLAFAASVMFLFLFAQVNYAAITIRRLYGKKLDYAFKTPFFPIIPTLGILSAIGLSVYLLFTEPISWVIAIIWIVAGFIIYKSYTSKKEIEHYAPLVYNQGPKERKEYRVLIIYHPKYVTDYYKIANAITQEKLGEISFLSVVKIPVHLPLDATNKVAESEIEEFNELKKEIPQSIRHRYLVRVSHDETDAILSTVEEQGINLVIIDFSFLRNNRKLLSLSTCDFVGVRLGKNFEQDLANLVVSYDKGRHSDLGLRIAHAVSKVYSSRIRIVRGVVEKPETEIEIMNRINEIMFDLDMKKIQFEKVYPKTKNVAPTLLESFDKVQDETVILGAGNQADSAFSPKTLEVVDKTKKSIFVIRDHQFSEFHARRFWRIVSSRMRENRHLYKIYVDIAHMGYSIKERRAKGRYDEEYFDSKLKQ
- a CDS encoding DUF367 family protein, encoding MNVQVLMFRQDDPKKCTAAKLVKFNLAKSVTRTNPGTIILDPFAKQTLLRHDSKIADSITGIDCSWNLAENTFTKRFGGIPRKLPPLLAGNPVNYSKLGKLTTVEAIAGAVFILGYEDLAHQLLSKFNWGHTFYELNADLLQDYSKLELEEQIPPLLAEYGIVQNID
- a CDS encoding lamin tail domain-containing protein, yielding MRTLPLAGVFAALLFIGVFGVSYGADDLADHVVINEIDTNPAGDDSKSVSEWVELFNPTTQDVNIGGWKIASTTVTKKTLILPAGTILKAGQFQVYSYQSLWFTDVSEKVQLKDKEGNLVDETQVITDQKNDFQSWQRKYDGVVSDSNTWIFKTASAGSSNGKLPISGIESGELIVFAKADKKNYVFDETAIISGNVSKRVYQEKPFFSQTQLFIDVNGPGKFQRTITIYPDLNLQYKTQIKLDKVLGAVAGTYTVSVSYGAASDNTIFSVGEKKIASEQEDVTELSISTDKATYIPGQTVLISASTSKIIPSEGLKYAVYSANGIQIFSGKLFPNQAGEFSGNVYMSPTKPVYGTLDIIADYGTQHAETSFELAKDIKDAEKIILVTDKNAYASGEPIVISGRSNKYVVALDLEVVQTGSGSIGKTVNNIYKIKDQVKLAGDSTFRYELKVPAGQANMGTFQVTVSKEFGKATTQFWIVENPEDYVAAAKYLVKVDKEQYVAGDTVNVSGHVDLKERSSFEVVPVYVTVMDDQGKQIKMASQVSNKQLVQDKVVTKSATYSFTSIPDAAGNFKLDFKINPSSFTPGVYTVRASYDKRLADATFVVNSDIDVSNRNIIAKTDKQIYGLGEAINLEGTLVSGQSAVKIVLTRPDGKIGNYGAKLDNSRFTWSWTAPQKDYDLADIRDPRQARPTVFGVYKISVIATSERADIFFKISKDPENDTLEIKPLEVKTDKTIYRAGEKLLVTGAAIKRQENIDTSLGTIKGRVGVEIRTMSNKVLFNSNLDLDSGGAFKSTYDLPLTIFKEGKYKVVATYERLRADTTFEIKNNIPLGTDAKTTLAIETDKKQYLSGDTVHITGSTNKILYLAKLDLLVEHKKDDKIDCGTFYCGLGNKKVDISRSYENGFYSYDYKIPANSALGTYEVIADTEFGTFKTTFEVVDKLAKKTSGANKISEKFNRITDAIVEVGLFEQTKDDVLVAPSMVQGSLVSPRGSEKTVNITIMADDGTCIIGQDELCLISGPTKEKGLAYKLVKVAGLSYKVTYSGSEQILEKFSISPELDEDIIPDSTWIIQVDGHTPSTKLYYEIVYRQIQ
- the map gene encoding type II methionyl aminopeptidase — its product is MQIDDYIKAGKIASEVRELARKKDWIGKTLYEICETVESEIKNRGGKCAFPVNASLNEIAAHYTAEPNDPKVLSSSDLIKIDLGVQINGYIADTAVSVSYDPESAILVDTAEEALKAAMSMVKEGTKSSDIGRTIQKTIMQYNLKPIANLSGHSLEQYTIHAGKSIPNMWSIGSFSLSTKEAYACEPFVTTSKGLGFVRDGKTKNIFGLVSRKKTKNEKANKLVDYIWDNFNTLPFALRWLTKDNEEKEARTLLEELIKNKIVRAYPVLNEANGQRVAQAEHTFIPTENGAVITTL